A region of Allocoleopsis franciscana PCC 7113 DNA encodes the following proteins:
- a CDS encoding arsenic resistance protein — translation MSLTEKLQSVFVIIAILLGLILGQIKWVEENAVSLIVPSLMVMLYGVFLNIPLNRLGQAFQNYKMTGLILGMNFLWTPVFVWGLGAIFLRDSPDLWVGLIMLMVTPCTDWYLIFTGIAKGNVTLATAFLPWNMILQVVLIPVYLLVFVGKLVQIDTEIFLESIVLVLAIPMLLAFIAKWLIPKVNGFWRDIPLKIAARPTLFLCVAITAVFASQGQTLIQRPDVLLKMLPPILIFYVITFFLTQVIARFGNFSYEDLACFSCTTLARNSPLALAIATSVFPHRPLITLVLAIEPLIELPVMVLVSQLLLFLRRKGRYSQMAK, via the coding sequence ATGAGTTTGACTGAAAAACTTCAATCTGTATTTGTCATCATTGCCATCTTACTTGGGCTGATACTCGGACAAATCAAATGGGTTGAGGAAAATGCTGTATCTTTGATTGTTCCATCCTTGATGGTCATGCTCTATGGGGTATTTCTAAATATTCCACTGAATCGTTTAGGTCAGGCATTTCAAAACTACAAGATGACGGGACTTATTTTAGGGATGAACTTTCTTTGGACACCAGTTTTTGTTTGGGGATTGGGAGCTATTTTCCTACGAGATTCTCCCGATCTTTGGGTTGGGCTAATCATGCTGATGGTCACACCTTGTACTGACTGGTATCTCATTTTTACAGGGATTGCCAAAGGAAATGTTACTTTAGCTACAGCCTTCCTTCCTTGGAATATGATCTTGCAAGTGGTTCTTATACCCGTCTATCTTTTGGTTTTTGTTGGAAAATTGGTGCAAATTGATACAGAAATTTTTCTCGAAAGTATTGTACTGGTTTTAGCTATTCCTATGCTTTTAGCGTTTATCGCTAAGTGGCTAATACCGAAGGTAAACGGGTTTTGGCGTGACATTCCCCTGAAAATAGCCGCAAGGCCAACGCTATTTCTATGTGTGGCAATTACAGCGGTATTTGCCTCGCAGGGGCAAACCTTAATTCAGCGTCCAGATGTGCTACTAAAAATGTTACCACCTATCCTTATTTTCTATGTAATTACCTTTTTTCTGACTCAAGTAATTGCACGATTCGGCAACTTTAGTTATGAGGATTTGGCTTGTTTCAGTTGTACAACACTTGCGCGCAATTCACCCCTTGCATTAGCGATCGCTACATCTGTTTTTCCTCACCGTCCGTTGATTACCCTTGTCTTGGCTATTGAGCCACTTATCGAACTGCCTGTTATGGTGCTAGTCTCCCAATTATTGCTCTTTCTACGTCGCAAAGGGCGGTATTCTCAGATGGCAAAATAG
- a CDS encoding HepT-like ribonuclease domain-containing protein — protein sequence MRRDAQRLQDILDAISAIERYASLGKQAFDEQELIQVWVIHHLQIIGEAASSLSGDLMSRYSEVPWAQIVAFRNVVVHEYFRVSLNLVWAIVQNNLPPLKVAVERILQELGEA from the coding sequence ATGAGGCGTGATGCCCAACGGCTGCAAGATATTTTAGATGCGATTTCAGCGATTGAACGATATGCAAGTCTTGGCAAACAGGCGTTTGATGAACAAGAACTAATCCAGGTTTGGGTTATTCATCATCTCCAGATTATTGGAGAAGCAGCTTCTTCGTTATCGGGTGATTTGATGAGTCGATATTCTGAGGTGCCGTGGGCACAGATTGTGGCTTTCAGAAATGTTGTGGTGCATGAGTATTTCCGGGTATCGCTGAATTTAGTCTGGGCGATCGTACAGAATAATCTACCTCCGTTGAAGGTAGCGGTGGAAAGGATATTGCAGGAGTTGGGGGAAGCGTGA
- a CDS encoding nucleotidyltransferase family protein yields the protein MTSKIGLGINDLLQEQRSQILAIAQKHGAYNVRVFGSVARGEATEESDIDFLVDYDLEKITPWFPAGLLIDLEQLLNRKVDIATVDMLKERIRDRVCREAVML from the coding sequence ATGACTAGCAAAATAGGGTTAGGGATTAACGATTTGTTGCAAGAGCAGCGATCGCAAATTCTTGCTATTGCACAAAAGCATGGAGCCTACAACGTGCGGGTGTTTGGTTCGGTGGCGCGGGGAGAAGCAACCGAAGAGAGCGATATTGATTTTTTGGTTGACTATGATTTGGAGAAAATCACGCCCTGGTTTCCAGCAGGACTATTAATTGATTTAGAACAACTACTCAATCGCAAGGTTGATATTGCGACAGTGGATATGTTGAAGGAACGTATTCGCGATCGCGTATGCCGTGAGGCTGTGATGCTATGA
- a CDS encoding type II toxin-antitoxin system HicB family antitoxin has product MRYVMVIEKLESNYSAYVPDLPGCVATGATLGEIEQQIKEAIAFHLDGLREEGLPIPEPTTLCEYVEAC; this is encoded by the coding sequence ATGCGCTATGTGATGGTGATTGAAAAGCTAGAGAGCAACTATTCAGCTTATGTTCCAGATTTGCCCGGATGCGTGGCGACAGGTGCAACTCTTGGGGAGATAGAACAGCAGATAAAAGAAGCGATCGCTTTTCATTTGGATGGTTTACGAGAAGAGGGTTTACCCATTCCCGAACCAACTACTCTGTGTGAATATGTCGAGGCTTGCTGA
- a CDS encoding non-ribosomal peptide synthetase, producing the protein MKTVEFLSYLRSLDIQVFVESDRLRCNAPEGTLTPEIRAEIQARKAEIISFLKAANRTSTNPSTPLVPISREGTLPLSFAQQRLWFLDQLVPNNAFYNTPAAVRLSGSLNLAALEETFNEIVRRHEALRTTFVTVEGQPVQAIAPTLTLSLPVIDLRSHPQTERENEVGRLTTQAAQRPFDLSKTPLLRVTVLQLDEAEYVLLIILHHIVSDGWSMGVLIREIAALYSAISSQQPSSLPPLPIQYADFAYWQRECLQGEVLATQLAYWRQQLDGISVLNMPSDRPKPAVQTYQGATQFLQLPKSLSEALEALSQREGATLFMTLLAAFQTLLYRYTQQEDIVVGSPIANRNRSEIEGLIGFFVNSLVLRTDLSGNPTFRELLSRVREVALGAYAHQDLPFEKLVEELHPERSLNQNPLFQVVFALQNAPMETLELPELTLSPLEFVDTGTTRFDLEFHLWERKPNQGLEANRSEGISGFVVYSTDLFDAATITRMLDHFQKLLEGIVANPEQRLADLPLLKEAERHQLLVEWNNTQIEYTKDRCVHQLFEAQVEKTPDAVALIFENQEITYGELNRRSNQLAHYLRKQGVGEEVLVGLCLERSPEMVVGMLGILKAGGAYLPLDPSYPAERLSVMLEEAQVPVLLTQQQWVERIGKNQPQVICFDTDGETIARKNADNLIHHVTLNNLVYVIYTSGTTGKPKAVQIEHRGLLNLVFWHQQTFAISSLDRATQIAGFAFDACGWEIWPYLSTGASIYFPNEEIRRSPERLRDELISKSITISFLPTPLAEKFLLLDGFNNSALRLLLTGGDKLRYYPSASHPFQVVNNYGLTETTVVATSGIVPGKETVGMYGKMPVTPVLGRPIANTQVYILDQYLHPVPIGVVGELYISGDGLARGYLNHTDLTVERFIPHPFSDNPEARLYKTGDLVRYEPNGNIQFLGRIDEQVKIRGYRIELGEIESVLTQHPAVQQTVVTTREHAEEKRLVAYVVFNDEDIQQHTQERQLQDEQVLQWQMLYNETYEQSAADADLTFNIVGWNSSYTNQPIPAEQMREWVNNQVAQILALQPKRVLEIGCGTGLLLFQIAPHCTQYWATDFSQASLEYIQQHIRKHAVPLPQVRLLQKMATDFEGMEAAAFDAVILNSVVQYFPSIDYLMNVLEGAVKVLAPGGFIFIGDVRSLPLLPAFHASVQLHQAESSLTREQLQQQVQMQMFQETELVIDPAFFQVLKQHFPQISDVQIQLMRGRSQNEMTQFRYNVILSIGTETNSRKTSSLKLQLNPPETLESLDTPAPSPLRGGLGRGSIEWLDWDENNLTVSAVHQLLVENQPEILAITHIPNARVMTAVKAAQWLSGVGDFKTVAQFHRALRELPDWGVEPEDWWGMGEALPYKIDIRWSDSGTEGRYDVIFVHRQTRKQEQGEFSHIISPSQPEEWRHLWQSYANNPLQGKAMRKLVPQLQAYLAQKLPEYMVPSAFVVLESLPLTRNGKVDRRALPTPDPIKSELAGSYVAPRTPVEEVLVKIFASVLGLKRVGIHDNFFELGGHSLLATQLVSRVRDAFGVELPLRSVFEAPAIAQLSKVIETFKDSKAQSKAPALVPISRETRRMKLSSLNKESKER; encoded by the coding sequence TTGAAAACAGTTGAGTTCTTATCTTACCTTCGTAGCTTAGACATTCAGGTTTTTGTTGAGAGTGACCGCCTGCGCTGCAACGCCCCTGAAGGAACTCTAACACCAGAAATTCGTGCAGAAATCCAAGCGCGTAAAGCAGAAATTATTTCATTTTTAAAAGCCGCTAATCGTACTAGCACTAACCCTTCTACCCCCCTTGTTCCCATCTCGCGGGAAGGCACCCTTCCCCTCTCTTTTGCACAACAACGGCTGTGGTTCCTCGACCAGTTAGTCCCTAACAATGCCTTCTATAACACCCCAGCCGCAGTACGTCTCAGCGGTTCGCTCAATTTAGCGGCGCTGGAGGAAACATTTAACGAAATTGTGCGGCGTCACGAAGCGTTACGCACTACTTTTGTCACAGTGGAAGGGCAACCGGTTCAGGCGATCGCACCCACCTTAACCTTATCCTTACCTGTAATCGATTTGCGATCGCATCCCCAAACCGAACGCGAAAATGAAGTAGGACGACTGACTACCCAAGCAGCTCAGCGCCCTTTCGATTTATCCAAAACTCCGCTGCTACGAGTAACAGTACTGCAATTGGATGAAGCCGAGTATGTGCTCTTAATAATTTTGCACCACATTGTCTCCGATGGTTGGTCGATGGGGGTGCTGATTCGGGAAATAGCCGCACTCTACAGTGCCATCAGTAGTCAACAACCTTCATCGCTCCCCCCACTACCCATTCAGTATGCAGACTTTGCCTACTGGCAACGTGAATGCTTGCAAGGGGAAGTGTTAGCCACTCAACTAGCTTACTGGCGGCAACAGTTAGACGGCATTTCTGTGCTAAATATGCCGAGTGACCGACCAAAACCCGCCGTGCAAACTTACCAAGGTGCGACACAATTTCTGCAATTACCCAAAAGTCTAAGCGAGGCACTCGAAGCCCTGAGCCAACGGGAAGGAGCCACCTTATTCATGACTTTACTGGCGGCATTTCAAACCTTACTGTATCGCTACACACAACAGGAAGATATTGTTGTAGGTTCTCCTATTGCCAATCGTAACCGGAGTGAAATTGAAGGATTAATTGGCTTTTTTGTGAATAGCTTAGTGCTGCGTACTGACCTATCCGGTAACCCTACTTTTCGGGAACTATTGAGTCGAGTGCGAGAGGTGGCACTAGGAGCGTATGCTCACCAAGACTTACCTTTTGAAAAGTTGGTAGAAGAACTGCATCCGGAGCGGAGTTTAAACCAAAATCCCTTATTTCAGGTGGTGTTTGCCCTGCAAAATGCACCTATGGAAACGCTAGAGTTACCCGAATTAACCCTAAGCCCACTGGAATTTGTGGATACAGGAACAACGCGGTTTGATTTGGAATTTCATCTGTGGGAGCGAAAGCCAAATCAGGGTCTAGAAGCCAATAGATCGGAAGGAATCAGTGGTTTTGTGGTGTATAGCACTGATTTATTCGATGCAGCCACGATTACCCGAATGCTAGACCATTTCCAAAAATTGCTAGAGGGGATTGTTGCCAATCCTGAACAACGACTGGCAGACTTACCCCTATTAAAGGAAGCGGAGCGCCATCAATTATTAGTGGAATGGAATAATACTCAGATAGAGTATACCAAAGATAGATGTGTTCATCAATTATTTGAAGCTCAAGTTGAAAAAACACCTGATGCTGTAGCCTTAATTTTTGAAAATCAAGAAATTACTTATGGGGAGTTGAACCGTCGGAGTAATCAGCTAGCTCATTACCTCCGAAAACAAGGAGTTGGGGAGGAGGTTTTAGTCGGACTTTGTCTAGAGCGTTCACCAGAAATGGTTGTCGGAATGCTAGGCATTCTCAAGGCAGGAGGAGCTTATTTACCTTTAGACCCTAGCTATCCGGCTGAGCGATTGAGCGTTATGCTTGAAGAGGCCCAAGTGCCAGTTTTATTAACTCAGCAACAGTGGGTTGAGCGGATTGGCAAGAATCAGCCACAAGTTATTTGTTTTGACACTGATGGAGAAACAATTGCCCGAAAAAATGCAGATAATCTAATCCACCACGTTACATTAAATAACCTGGTTTATGTTATCTATACCTCTGGCACCACAGGCAAGCCAAAAGCCGTTCAGATTGAACATCGTGGATTGTTAAATTTGGTCTTTTGGCATCAACAAACCTTTGCCATTTCATCCCTTGACCGAGCCACCCAGATTGCAGGATTTGCTTTTGATGCTTGTGGGTGGGAAATTTGGCCTTATCTTAGTACAGGCGCGAGTATTTATTTTCCGAATGAAGAAATTCGACGTTCTCCTGAACGATTACGGGATGAGTTGATATCCAAATCAATCACAATTAGCTTTTTACCAACCCCTTTAGCCGAGAAATTTCTGTTATTAGATGGATTTAATAATAGCGCTTTACGACTATTGCTCACAGGAGGAGACAAACTTCGTTATTATCCTTCCGCTTCTCACCCGTTTCAGGTTGTGAATAACTATGGTCTTACGGAGACTACAGTTGTTGCCACATCCGGTATTGTTCCTGGTAAAGAAACAGTTGGAATGTATGGCAAGATGCCCGTAACCCCTGTATTGGGTCGCCCCATTGCCAACACACAGGTTTACATTTTGGATCAATATTTACACCCTGTACCGATTGGCGTTGTGGGTGAATTGTACATTAGTGGTGATGGACTAGCGCGAGGTTATCTCAATCATACCGATTTGACAGTTGAACGATTTATTCCTCATCCTTTTAGTGATAACCCAGAAGCTCGTCTTTATAAAACAGGCGATTTAGTTCGCTATGAACCGAATGGTAATATTCAATTTTTGGGTCGCATTGATGAGCAGGTAAAGATTCGTGGTTATCGCATCGAATTGGGTGAAATTGAGTCAGTTTTAACTCAACATCCCGCCGTGCAACAAACCGTAGTCACAACTCGTGAACATGCAGAGGAAAAGCGTTTAGTTGCTTATGTGGTGTTCAACGATGAAGATATTCAACAGCACACCCAAGAAAGGCAATTGCAGGACGAACAAGTGTTGCAATGGCAGATGCTTTACAACGAGACTTATGAGCAATCGGCGGCAGATGCCGACTTAACATTCAACATTGTGGGATGGAATAGCAGCTACACCAATCAACCGATTCCAGCAGAACAGATGCGGGAGTGGGTGAACAATCAAGTCGCGCAGATTCTGGCTTTACAACCAAAGCGAGTGTTAGAGATTGGGTGCGGTACGGGTTTATTGTTATTCCAAATTGCGCCTCACTGCACTCAATATTGGGCAACAGATTTCTCACAGGCGTCACTTGAATATATCCAACAGCATATTAGGAAACATGCCGTACCTTTACCCCAGGTGAGGCTACTTCAGAAGATGGCGACTGACTTTGAGGGAATGGAGGCAGCAGCCTTTGATGCGGTGATTTTGAACTCTGTTGTCCAATATTTTCCCAGTATTGACTATCTGATGAACGTACTGGAAGGTGCTGTGAAGGTGTTAGCTCCCGGTGGCTTTATCTTCATTGGGGATGTGCGGAGTCTTCCCCTGTTGCCAGCCTTTCATGCCTCTGTGCAACTGCATCAAGCAGAATCTTCTCTTACCCGCGAACAGTTGCAGCAACAGGTACAAATGCAAATGTTCCAAGAGACGGAATTAGTGATTGACCCAGCTTTCTTCCAAGTATTAAAACAGCATTTCCCCCAAATTAGCGATGTACAGATTCAGTTAATGCGGGGGCGATCGCAAAATGAGATGACTCAGTTTCGGTACAATGTAATTCTTTCTATTGGGACTGAAACAAATTCTAGAAAAACCTCCTCCCTAAAACTCCAGCTCAATCCTCCCGAAACACTAGAAAGTCTGGATACTCCGGCTCCCTCCCCGTTGCGAGGAGGGCTGGGGAGGGGTTCTATTGAGTGGCTAGACTGGGACGAAAATAACTTAACCGTATCTGCTGTACATCAGTTATTAGTTGAAAACCAACCAGAGATATTAGCTATTACTCATATCCCTAATGCGCGGGTGATGACAGCCGTTAAGGCGGCACAATGGCTCTCCGGTGTAGGAGACTTTAAAACAGTAGCTCAGTTTCACAGAGCATTGCGCGAACTCCCAGATTGGGGAGTGGAACCAGAGGATTGGTGGGGGATGGGTGAAGCATTACCCTACAAAATTGATATACGCTGGTCAGATTCCGGTACGGAAGGACGTTACGATGTAATCTTTGTCCACCGCCAGACTAGGAAACAGGAACAGGGGGAATTTTCTCATATTATCTCCCCATCCCAGCCAGAAGAATGGCGGCATCTGTGGCAATCCTATGCCAATAATCCCTTGCAAGGGAAGGCAATGCGGAAGTTAGTGCCGCAGTTACAGGCTTATCTCGCGCAAAAGCTGCCGGAGTACATGGTGCCTTCCGCTTTTGTGGTGCTGGAGTCGTTGCCACTCACGCGGAATGGTAAAGTAGACCGACGTGCCTTACCAACACCTGACCCGATTAAATCAGAATTAGCAGGAAGTTATGTTGCGCCTCGGACTCCTGTTGAAGAAGTGTTAGTGAAAATTTTTGCCTCTGTTTTGGGATTGAAGCGGGTGGGTATCCACGACAATTTCTTTGAATTGGGGGGGCATTCCTTACTGGCGACTCAGCTTGTTTCCAGGGTGCGCGATGCTTTTGGAGTGGAGTTACCTTTGCGGAGTGTATTTGAAGCTCCTGCGATCGCACAACTTTCTAAAGTGATTGAAACCTTTAAAGATAGCAAAGCTCAAAGTAAAGCTCCAGCTTTAGTCCCCATTTCTCGTGAGACTCGACGCATGAAGCTATCTTCCCTGAACAAAGAAAGCAAAGAGCGATGA
- a CDS encoding SpoIIE family protein phosphatase has translation MIPTPLQNNDRYTRLLGKRSLRVVLIIPFVLQVVGAVGLVGYLSFKNGQKAVNDLAAQLQREVSDRVNQHLDNYLAAAYEVTEQNAFAITHGIIDPNDSERLGRFFWKQMKLFKTIGYIIYATPSGDYIGTGYDLYPDRPQTDEVLPRRYGDRLNRTYNLDEQGNRIGIAEVIKYDYRAEDGYKAIVRAKRPAWVGPILWVESPDIISIGFGTSIYDKNNRLIALIGVDQRLSQISDFLKQIQVSPSAKIFILERNGLMIASSSSEPPYRLVKGTAERLKAIDSKDPLIQGTAAFLMEQFGDFKKITNRQQLDFQLKGQRQFVQATPWRDQYGLDWLVVVVVPESDFMAQINANTRNTILLCLVALIVAIALGILTARRITRPIERITQASEEMAGGNLEQAIKPGNIIELAKLTNSFNSMAGQLEELITGLEDKVKERTAELADANAEISALNEQLQAENLRMAAEIEVARKLQQMILPKDEELKQIPELDITGFMEPTDEVGGDYYDVLRHNGGIKIGIGDVTGHGLESGLIMLMTQTTIRALLQHQETDSTKFLSTLNRVIYDNAQRMKSRKTISLAMLDYHAGCISLSGQHEEMIVVRSNGQIERINTDNLGFPLGLLTNIDEFIGQTQVQLQSGDGVVLYTDGIIEAKNDHRQEYGLERLCNVLSQHWQQTVDEIRQAVVADVQQHIGESKIRDDITLLILKQK, from the coding sequence ATGATACCTACACCTCTACAAAACAATGATCGATATACTCGCTTGCTGGGTAAACGATCGCTGCGAGTGGTGTTGATTATCCCGTTTGTGCTTCAGGTGGTTGGTGCAGTAGGGCTAGTCGGCTATCTTTCGTTTAAAAATGGGCAGAAAGCCGTTAACGATCTGGCGGCTCAACTACAGCGCGAAGTGAGCGATCGCGTCAACCAACATCTGGATAACTACCTGGCAGCCGCCTATGAAGTAACAGAGCAGAATGCCTTTGCTATAACTCACGGGATCATCGATCCGAATGATTCAGAAAGGTTAGGACGCTTCTTCTGGAAACAGATGAAACTATTCAAGACCATTGGTTATATTATTTATGCCACTCCATCAGGTGACTATATTGGAACTGGCTACGATCTCTATCCCGATCGACCCCAAACCGATGAAGTATTGCCGCGACGCTATGGCGACAGGCTAAACCGCACCTATAACCTGGACGAACAGGGAAACCGAATTGGAATCGCAGAGGTGATAAAGTATGACTATCGAGCGGAAGACGGGTATAAAGCCATAGTTCGGGCAAAAAGACCGGCTTGGGTTGGTCCTATTCTCTGGGTGGAAAGTCCTGACATTATTTCAATTGGCTTTGGTACCTCAATCTACGACAAAAACAATCGGCTCATTGCACTCATTGGAGTCGATCAGCGGCTCTCTCAAATCAGCGACTTTTTGAAGCAAATTCAAGTTAGCCCCTCTGCAAAAATCTTTATTCTTGAACGCAACGGGCTGATGATTGCCAGTTCCAGTTCGGAACCCCCGTACCGACTGGTGAAGGGAACCGCCGAACGATTAAAAGCGATCGACAGCAAAGACCCCTTAATTCAGGGAACGGCAGCCTTCTTAATGGAGCAGTTTGGCGATTTCAAGAAGATTACTAACAGGCAGCAATTAGACTTTCAACTCAAGGGACAGCGTCAGTTTGTGCAGGCCACTCCTTGGCGAGACCAGTATGGATTGGACTGGTTAGTCGTCGTTGTTGTGCCGGAGTCTGATTTTATGGCACAAATTAATGCCAATACCCGCAACACGATTCTGTTGTGTCTGGTTGCCCTGATTGTCGCGATCGCTTTAGGCATCTTAACAGCTCGTCGCATCACCCGACCGATCGAACGCATTACTCAAGCTTCAGAAGAAATGGCAGGCGGCAATCTGGAGCAAGCGATTAAACCCGGTAACATCATTGAACTGGCAAAGCTGACCAACTCCTTCAATAGCATGGCAGGGCAACTGGAGGAATTGATTACCGGACTGGAAGATAAAGTCAAGGAGAGAACGGCTGAGCTTGCGGATGCAAATGCTGAAATTAGTGCCCTTAATGAACAATTACAAGCCGAAAACCTGAGAATGGCAGCAGAAATTGAAGTGGCTCGCAAACTTCAGCAAATGATTCTCCCCAAAGACGAAGAGTTGAAGCAGATACCCGAACTCGACATTACTGGGTTCATGGAGCCTACTGATGAGGTGGGTGGCGATTACTACGATGTACTTCGTCACAACGGTGGCATCAAAATCGGCATTGGCGATGTCACAGGTCACGGACTCGAAAGTGGTCTAATAATGTTGATGACGCAAACTACCATTCGTGCCCTGTTACAGCATCAGGAAACCGACTCGACTAAGTTCCTCAGTACTCTCAACCGCGTGATTTATGACAATGCCCAACGCATGAAATCGCGCAAGACTATTTCCCTAGCGATGCTGGACTATCATGCAGGCTGTATCAGCTTGAGCGGACAGCATGAGGAAATGATTGTCGTCCGCTCCAATGGACAGATAGAGCGAATTAATACAGATAATCTAGGTTTTCCATTAGGACTGCTGACAAATATTGATGAGTTTATTGGGCAAACGCAAGTGCAACTTCAGAGTGGGGATGGAGTGGTGCTGTACACTGATGGCATTATCGAAGCGAAGAATGATCATCGGCAGGAGTACGGGTTGGAACGATTGTGTAACGTGTTGAGCCAGCATTGGCAGCAAACCGTAGATGAGATTCGACAAGCAGTTGTTGCAGATGTGCAGCAACACATTGGTGAGAGCAAGATTCGGGATGACATTACGTTACTAATCCTTAAGCAAAAGTAG
- a CDS encoding slr1658 superfamily regulator: protein MAQTFGNFVEDESSSPEYLVIGFSSNSIPLKQLWRNNGLSASFIADFLIPFFPITEDAPDAVKQRDQLIGAVRYIANELLENAMKFSDETSQYPISIKLDLKRDRLIVRTTNAIAPQQISSFQALIQDLLSCDPQERFMHQLEKNTKEGWSSSGLGLLTIMNDYAGIPGWKFETIQQEPPVATVTTSVQLPL, encoded by the coding sequence ATGGCTCAAACCTTTGGAAATTTCGTTGAAGATGAATCGTCTAGTCCAGAGTATTTGGTGATTGGATTTTCATCGAATTCGATTCCATTGAAGCAATTGTGGCGAAATAATGGGCTATCCGCCAGCTTCATTGCCGACTTTTTGATTCCCTTTTTTCCCATAACTGAAGATGCGCCAGATGCAGTGAAGCAGCGCGATCAACTCATTGGTGCTGTACGCTATATTGCGAACGAACTGCTGGAAAATGCCATGAAGTTTAGTGACGAAACCTCGCAGTACCCCATTAGCATCAAGCTTGACCTGAAACGCGATCGCCTAATTGTGCGAACGACAAATGCGATCGCTCCGCAACAAATCTCATCGTTTCAAGCCTTGATTCAAGACCTCCTTAGCTGCGATCCCCAGGAGCGATTCATGCATCAATTGGAGAAAAATACTAAAGAGGGTTGGAGCAGTTCTGGGCTAGGCTTGCTGACTATTATGAATGACTATGCAGGAATACCAGGCTGGAAATTTGAGACAATTCAGCAAGAGCCTCCTGTTGCAACTGTCACGACTAGTGTACAGTTACCGCTATGA
- a CDS encoding slr1659 superfamily regulator has product MTESAELEVKDNEYCVRYHPETKTITFQGELQLSGMDEYAPIMSLLDEVVNQEPPVLTLDLRKLEFLNSSGVNVLLSLVIKVRDKKTMQLMVEGSENIFWQSRSLNNIKRLMPTAQLNFT; this is encoded by the coding sequence ATGACTGAATCGGCTGAGCTTGAAGTAAAAGATAACGAATACTGTGTTCGTTATCATCCAGAAACGAAAACGATAACGTTTCAAGGAGAGCTTCAACTTAGTGGAATGGATGAGTACGCTCCGATTATGTCACTACTCGATGAAGTCGTGAATCAAGAGCCGCCTGTTCTAACCCTAGACTTGCGGAAGCTAGAGTTTCTCAATAGTTCAGGCGTTAATGTTCTACTTAGTTTGGTGATTAAAGTCCGTGACAAAAAAACGATGCAATTGATGGTGGAAGGTTCAGAAAATATATTCTGGCAAAGTCGCTCGCTCAACAACATTAAGCGACTGATGCCGACAGCACAGCTCAATTTTACCTAG